atataataataaaacccaccaaaataccccataaataatttattcattcagaggttctagaatatgGTGGCCCAATACTCGAGGCCTGTGGGTTTTTTAGATTCGGGTCACTCAAAATTACTATGTGCGATCCCGATGGCAGgtggtaaaaaaattataattctaTAACCCCcaattcatatatattttttatttccaattttGTACTTACGTCAGGAAATTGTTTCACACAATTCAGATtccaaaattttattataagttTGCTATGGATCATTTTATGTAATTTAGAATTACAAATCATGATTCGAGAAATATTCTCCATCCCATTGTTACTTGTAGTATCCTGTAAATGTATAATTATGCTGAACGTGCTGTACAGCAATAAGTGAAATTACcacacatttttaaagatgctatttacaaacaaatgtgtatgtatattaatattttacttgcttataaaacaaacaatgaatACATGTTTAATGAAAGCCCAGTATGAAGAAAATGATGACTACTAGGGCTATGTTACCCTTGAACTAGATGAATAAAACAGTATGGACATGTCACCAAAATATGGACATCAgattatcaaatttattaacaGGGTGCACATCTGAAGGTTTGCATACATGACCCTTCGATCAGCCTTGCTGACTGTACACAAGACAACTATCTGTATTTACAAGataaatatgtcaaacacatttttaataagaATACTTTTAGACTTTTTAGCAAATGCTGGTTACCATCATCGTCACAAACTCCTATCAGATATGGATTATTCACACCAACTCCTATCAGATATGGATTATCCACACTAACTCCTATCAGATATGATTATTCACACCAACTCCTATCAGATATGGATTATTCACACCAACTCCTGTTAGATATGGATTATTCACACAAACTCCTATCAGATGTGGATTATCCAAACCAACTCCTATCAGATGTGGATTATCCACACCAACTCCTATCAGATGTGGATTATCCACACCAACTCCTATCAGATGTGGATTATCCACACCAACTCTATCAGATATGGATTATTCACACCAACTCCTATTCACACCAACTCCGATCAGATATGGATTATCCACACCAACTCCTATCACATATTATTATTCACACCAACTCCAATCAGATATGGACTATTCACACCAACTGCTGTTAGATATGGATTATCCACACCAACTCCTATCAGATATGGATTATCCACACCAACTCCTATCAGATATGGATTATCCACACCAACTCCTATCAGATATGGATTATCCACACCAACTCCTATCAGATATGGATTATCCACACCAACTCCTATCAGATGTGGATTATCCACACCAACTCCTATTAGATATGGATTATCCACACCAACTCCTATCAGATATGGATTATTATCCAGATATGGATTATCCACACCAACTCCTATCAGATGTGGATTATCCACACCAACTCCTGTCAGATGTGGATTATCCACACCAACTCCTGTCAGATGTGGATTATCCACACCAACTCCTTTTAGATATGATTATTCACACCAACTCCTTTTAGATATGGATTATTCACACCAACTCCTATCAGATATGGATTATACACACCAACTCCTATCAGATATGGATTATCCACACCAACTCCTATCAGTTGTGGATTATCCACACCAACTCCTATCAGATATGGATTATCCACACCAACTCCTATCAGATGTGGATTATCCACACCAACTCCTATCAGATATGGATTATTCACACATGTATTAGCCTACCTAGCCTACCTAACCTTTTTGTTAGTCTCACCTGGATGAACTCAAACAGGTGATATATAGGCATTCCTTTTAGTCTCACCTGGATGAAGTCAAACAGGTGATATATAGGCATTCTTTTTAGTCTCACCTGGATAAAGTCAAACAGGTGATATATAGGCATTCCTTTTAGTCTTACCTGGATGAAGTCAAACAGGTGATATATAGGCATTCCTTTTAGTCTCACCTGGATGAAGTCAAAcaggtgatatatatatatataggcattCCTTTTAGTCTCACCTGGATGAACTCAAACAGGTGACATATATAGGCATTCCTTTTCCAATGGGGATGGCATCAACATTTGAGTTTAACTCCATGTCTCATAAACTCTTTAAAGTCCTAGACCAGTAAAACGTAGTTTATAGTTGTGCTTATGTTTGTTCACCTCAATGGAAGTTTAAAATATGGGTTGGTTTTGCTTGCTTTATTTGTTAAAgaactaaattaatttgtagtACTGTAGGTGAGAcatgatttttattttgcagAATTCCTGGTTTTTAAATTAACTGCAAACAGGCTGTATGCTCCAGAATATATTCTCTCTTGGATCTGTTGtgaaaataacatttatgaTGGGAGAACCTGTCGTGGACACATCCACAGGGGAATCTAGAAGAATGTGCCCAATACagttgtgcttgaaccttcaatgGATGTAACCATGAGTCAAATGATTGATGTGCTCATCTGGAGCAAATTCTGCAATTCTGCCTCATCTACGATGaagccaggataaagcactggccgaacggaacaacactggctgtcaagctttggggttccaaagaagacttgacagagacagcgttttttatcaccacaaccggactccaaatctaaagcatgatcaactatagcttgaatgcagaagaagaagaaaatagttgattgattgactgattgatatGATGGGATATAATGTATAATTCTTGCTTTGTTTACTATTGGAGAATTATCCACTAAATATTTGGACAGgaatcattttattttcaaaatctatACCCCTAtggtaaaacaaatatggtaCACCATGTGGTCAGTACAAACACAGTTTAGACTGTCTGTCACATCGATGATATTaacgtacatgtatttgatgtaATAGATCACAAAAGAACACtttgaaataaacaatatttcacaaatgAAACGCCAAATGACATATCTCCTAGAACAATCTTAATTTCTTCAAGAATCCTATACATGTCCGTTTTCATGTATATTCTAAATCaattctttattatatacatataattataatactactctatagatacatgtaattaaattcaTCTCATCGCAATACAGTCTTCCATGGATCATGTCCCTTCCTATTATTTTCCAGGCTTCACTTGGTAAGCTTGTTTGCTTTCTTGACACTATTGCCGAACACGTTTGATCCTGTTTCAAGACTCAAGATAATTAGGATGAGGCTGCTTGGCCTACACTCAAAGCACACACTAGTACACAGTATACATTATACAGGATGTATCCATCTTTTATATGTCACCAGTGAATGAGTCGCAGTTCCTTATGTACGATACCTTGGTTCACCTTATACTGTCCTTAGGATACTTGTTGCTTCTGGGTGCTAGATGAGATTAGCGACTATTTGTCCTAGAAATTCTTTATGGTGTAGCTAGGGTTATAGAATCTGCATCTGTGAGCGTTATGGCTAGCAGCAAGTAGACCAGATTGCAGTTCAGTTGCCATGGTCTATTTCTGCATAATGTGAATCGTCATCCATGGATATATTCATGTAGACCTAGAAAACAGACAGCCATATGGcatcagatacatgtattacatttcGAATGGcatcagatacatgtattacatttcGAATGGcatcagatacatgtattacattttgaacTAGCATAAGTAGATAGTCAAATCTTTCTTCTTTCACAATTCTCACACTCTTTCTAAGTTCTTATCTTTTCTCTGAGACATGCATTTATGTCTAGATGGCTTTTTTAAAAGGTTGTTACAGGTAAAGGCAAAACCATGATGATTCCCATATTCATCCATTAACCATACCACTGTACACAGGgacataacatttttttaaatgtgatcaTACATGAATTTAAAGTAAACTTTAACCAAATGATGACAGTCAGATACTAGTACAAAGATGGAAAACACCATTCAACTAACATCACATTATGCTTTACAAGTGAGCCAGAAAGGCTTTATCACGTCTGTGGAGACCTACCCTTAATAATACCAAATGAAATTGAATGCTAATTTAAAGAGAAAATAAGATGTTAATAGATAGCAAGAtgaaaacattgtttatttttaattaaaaaaaaaaaattatgattggGTAAAAGACTAGTACATGGGACAGTATTGCCGTAAATACAAAGACAGAATGTCAAACTGGTTTTTACATACCTGGGAATCTTCAAGCATGCGCTGTAATCTTCCTGCTAATTCTGCAAACGTTGGACGTCGTTCTGGATTCTCATTCCAACATTGCAGCATCATAGCATATCTGTTATCAATAAAGACATTTGCTTAGAAATCAACCTTGGTGTCCTTTCAGCTAGTAGCAATAATAAAGTGGGTAATCTTAATTAAGGTTTCGTTTACTGTAAGATTAACATGTTcactgatgtcaaacatgtcCGGGATAAGTACACAAATCTAATTATATGGACTCTGACCAGGAAAGTATTGTTAGTGAAAGACCACGGATGTAGTGACCATACCACTTCTGCTGAGCGccacagatattttatttaatgatgcactcaacacattttaattatgctATGATATCTAACATGCATAAAGAACACACGGATAGAGAATAAGCCTGCTGTCACTACTCTAGGGCTACTTTTGTTCGATAAGCCTCAAGAGATTTCTGTTAACCTGtacactcactctgggttggagacaAGTCTGGTACGAATTTAAAATATACCAGTCTAAATCATGATGGTTTAATCACTGCGTCATTAAAGCCTACAGGTCAGTAATGTTTGACCTCTCAGGAGTCGGGTGTTCACTAGTTTCAGTGAACTGATGCCGACAAAGTTTGGTCACTGTGATGACTAAGAGATTCATTATATCTTAAGAGATACTGATGTAATTAATTATAACTGATTCTGGTGAAGACAACTACGTTTTTGGTTACTGTTCTAGACtaagcaataaaaataatattcagtTATTATATGCCAAGATTTTGGGTCACTCCGACAGTAAGAGATTCAATTATGTCCAGTTTGCCAGGAGTCAGAAATTGAGCTTGATGAAGCCTCAGGTTACAGTTTAGGTCACTGGCGGACGTCAGAGACATATCTTAGAATGATCCTGGTGAAGACAACTTACAGGTTCTGGTCACAGAGAGTGGGCATCTTCAGACGATATCCTTCCTTGAGTAGGTTGAACAGCTGCTGCGTCTCCAGGCTGGAGTAAGGTGTAGCGCCCAGACTGAAGATTTCCCACAGAGTGATTCCAAACGACCACCTGTTAGTGAAAGCGTTAAAGGTCACACTATAGTCAAATATGATAAAGGTCATACAAGGAGATATATAGTTAGTCTCTCTTATAGGCAGATTATTGATAACCAACACTCATTTTATTGTCGTTTCCTTTAGAAGATAATGTTTACAGGGCGTTATATTGTAAACCCATgacattgaaatatatatacagacatgaaCACTTCATTTTAGAAATTTAAAAGCATTGACAAATCATGAAGTAAtaatatagaaataaaaattattttgacaaaacgatcaaaatatttttaatttaatgttataattCACTTACTTAGTCACTGTACACTACTGATGAATCTTCATGCTAATAGACCCAAGCCGTAATAAAGCATTGCctataaatataacatgtagTAAAGTATACAGGCTGACCCAGGACTCTCACTTGAACTTTCACTGTTTTGGACTGTAACTGCGCTAAATGTGTATTTAAACATCAGATCTGAGACTACTGGGTATAAAAGTTAATTGAATTTGTACTCACACATCACTTTGAGTCGTATAGACGTTGGTGAAGAGAGATTCAACAGCCATCCAGCGGATAGGAACGCGAGTCTAGAAGAAAAcgtaatttaatacattcctgTTACCAGACCGCTAGGTTAGGTTGTGTTTAAAGGTAGGAATATATGTAAATTACAGAAATATTTGCATAGAAATACTTCAGAAACGATTCTGGTTGGGTGATGATAGAAGGAAATGGAACAATATATGCCGATATAATTTTTGgggctaatgggaaaatattatgttacaagtggtgagttttaaaaaaacaaaaatgtatttcatgtcCCACTCCActgttattattacattttgaagaatAAATCTTACgtggttttctctctgagaTGTTTACAATTTGTAAGTGCACATTCATGTTGCGAAAAATATCCAACACATTTTTTCTTATGACCTTTATAAGTCTGCTTCCTTCTTTGAAAAGATATTATGGCAGAGTTAACATTATGCATTCTTGTATGCTCATTAAATACTTACACTGTAATGGTAATCACATAACATGCAAacataataaatgttgttgATGTTTAAAGTGACCttggtaaaacaatatttgtggaAGAAACCATCAAAAACTTACACTGGAAGTTTTCACGTATGTGTCTTCGTTTTTGGAAAGTCCAAAGTCCGCTATCTTAGCCACGAGGTGATCGGCCAGCAGAACGTTTCTGGCGGCCACGTCACGATGGATTATCTACAACCAACAGATAAGCGATCATAATTGTTGTTCTGTCGTGGTAAAAACGTTTATGTTATTGAATAACCATAATGTAGGTGATTGACATGCGGTCCCTCATAGTCGGTAACTGTAAGACCAGACAGAATTCGGACTGACcaacatttcactatttaatGAAAATAGATCCATGAGGGTATATCATTTTAGACAAGTAAGCAGAACTTTGATTGGCATATGACCGATTATACAGAGAAGTAAAGGAGTTTAATCACACATGAACAAGTTGCAGAAAGgcctattttgtttaaatagttAAGATTTCATAAAAAGAAGTAGGTATGGATATGGATCTGACCAACATGTGCTGATTTATGACGTCTTTGGAACCTATACAAGAGTGTACCCAGTTTACAtctaattaaatacatttgttttatgcaCTCATCTAGCaggggcgacagcgggtttcctctctcaatatctgtgtggtccttaactatatgtctgacgccatataaccgtacataaaatgtgttgagtgcgtcgttaaataaaacattttcttccttcatcTAGCAGGAGTTGGCAATAACCAATTCATGGTTGCTACCCACAGAACCTGGCACAACTAAGTACAGATAAGAGTTACACGAATAAACACGTGGATTTGTTCACCTGATTTACAACTTTTAAACCAATGAGCAACCCCAATTTCAAACATGGACCCATGTGGATACGGTAATTTGCACAACTCACTTGGTGATCAGCAAGATGTGCCAAACCGGAAGCAGTATCCAGCGCGAACTTGAGAAGTGTCGTCTGCCTGAGGGTGGTTCCAGGATTCGAGTTGGAGTACGTGTGGTTCTTCATCTTCCTGCTTCTGCGCAGAAACGTCCTCATGTCGCCATGTTTGGCATACTCCATGGCAACATACATAACGCCTCCAAAGAAGAAACAGGATTTAAATACAGTCTAGAATGGTaatccaaatgttttgttgtacCAGACAAGTCAAAACTACACTCATACTACTGAATTACAATAACGTCTTAACTAATGAAATGCATGTGTAGCAGTAACAAACAATTGAGTATATGTAACTGTATTTATGAAGAAGGCCTTTAAAGATTTCGAGACATCTCTCTTTTTCGAGTATCCGTCAATTGCGTAAAGACGTTAGTGTTATTTTCAAAGCAACAGATCTTCAGTATATCAATTTTTCGCAATGTCGACTTATACTGACGTGTTTTAGTAAATACTATTCAGTATTTAAATATACTATGCTATCATTTGTACAtaaattttgttaaatgttaatAACTTCATCAGAAAGCCGGATACCCGGAATAAAGATGTCGTGATACGTACCTCTGATGTGGCACGCGCCAACCAAGCAGACGACGTTGGCGTGTTTGCCAACCTTTCGCAAGATGGTCAGTTCGTTTAGGAAATCGCGTTTGTCCTTCTCGGAAGCGTTGtctgtaacaataaaacaaaatattgcgCTACAAAGTGTATCTACAGAGGAGGAAGATCGATTGTATGTGAACAAGATGGTTGAGCTAGCACGGCTGTGTTAGTTCCAAATTAATAGTGTGTCATCGCTAGGTTTAATTTTTAGACTGCCATAATTAAGTCTTCATCAAtaattggggcgggacgtagcccagtggtaaagcgttcgcctgatgtgctgtcggtctaggatcgatcaccgtcggtggacccattgggctatttctcgaccgtggtatgttctgtcctgtctgtgggaaagtgcatataggctaatagatcccttggtgcataaggaaaaatgtagcaggtttcctctgatgactacgtgtcagaattagcaaatgtttgacatccaatagtcaatgatttaattaatcaatgtgctctagtggtatcgttaaacaaacaaaaaatgtccatcaataattgtttgtaaCCGTGAAACGGATGTTCTTGGCCATGGAATTACCCTTGTGACCAAGACTGTGCTGCCTATATCGACTGGGTTACGGATCCTCTGATGGTTCAGACTCGGTAGGCCTACAATGACGAAATGACAGTAGTACAATGTTTACAAgttgtcagtggatttaatatcCACTTACCAGACGTCTTTCATTAAAAAGATATGATGTCATCTTCAGATTATATATTTCTAAAACCCTAACCACACGTCTCTCCCACCTCAACGCCACTGGTCTTCGCTCTCGTATAAGAAATACGTATCAGTAATTAACTGTACCTTTAAGAGACTTGATCGCGACCGGAACCTTCACTCCCCTGTGCATCTTGATGAATCCTTTCTTGACGAGACCGAACTGGCCGTTCCCCAGCTGCTCCTCTGTCAGGATGAGGTTGTGTCGAGCGATCTCGTACGGACTGCCCTGGATTTCTTCATAAGTGTTGTTAGTTTCGTTAACAGCGGGCTGCTGCAAATTGACAATGTTCAGGTTAAATATACCATTCTTGGTCAGCTTTTGCATGTAAGAAGGTAAGGAATTACATTTGCTCGCGTGctcacagtcacacacacacacacacacacacacacacacacacacacacagtcacatacgcacacacacagtcacacatacagtcacacacacagtcacacacacacatacatacacacacacacagtcacacacacatacacacacagagagagacagtcacacacacacacacacacacacacacacacagtcacacacatacagtcacacgcacacacacacacagacacacacacacagacacacacacacagccacacacacacacaatcacacacacagacatacacacagtcacacacgcacatacacacacatacacacacatacacacaatcacacatacacagtgtcacacacacacacacacacacacagacacacacacatacacacacacacagtcacacacatacacacactcacacacagacacagtcacacacacacacagtcacacacacatatacacacagtcagaaaacacacacacacacacacacacacacacacacacacacacactattattTGAGGTTGTACGGGAATGTAGTTGCCACATATACCCACACCACATTCAGAATGAGTGTGTGATAACGTACGTGTGTAAGTCGGTAAAGCCTGCTGGCCATGCCGAGTTTCCTGGGTCTGATGAAGATGAAGTAGAGGACCGTGGAGACGAGCACGAGCGCAACTAGGAGCAGAGACACGATCAGCACGGGCATGATGGGCTTCAGAGAGCTGTCAGCCGACTCCTGGGCCAGGAC
The sequence above is drawn from the Gigantopelta aegis isolate Gae_Host chromosome 6, Gae_host_genome, whole genome shotgun sequence genome and encodes:
- the LOC121374015 gene encoding angiopoietin-1 receptor-like; this encodes MAQTTYIAWAGILYAICLSVCARPKECLTGHYGVDCEKLCGQGCRAGCNRTTGICAGGCNWGWRGAHCDQGCQPFHYGANCIRSCGHCRDDRLCDPYTGLCTHGCVPGWQGTRCDQVCEPYTYGVGCYKKCGQCRLKQACNMVTGVCSSGCESGWQGKQCSEKCPYGQYGVDCVQSCGYCRGNTTCDHVTGHCLQGCQPGWTGSRCRERCHSGRFGSSCRGTCGRCLKGTCDHVTGTCFHGCARGWNGVQCINECDPGFHGANCSVACGHCKNSTVCDFVNGICSKGCAPGWRGVFCKEECGVGFYGHDCKFRCGKCKTGPDCDKASGVCKDGCEDKWTGSHCSQVVLAQESADSSLKPIMPVLIVSLLLVALVLVSTVLYFIFIRPRKLGMASRLYRLTHQPAVNETNNTYEEIQGSPYEIARHNLILTEEQLGNGQFGLVKKGFIKMHRGVKVPVAIKSLKDNASEKDKRDFLNELTILRKVGKHANVVCLVGACHIRGVMYVAMEYAKHGDMRTFLRRSRKMKNHTYSNSNPGTTLRQTTLLKFALDTASGLAHLADHQIIHRDVAARNVLLADHLVAKIADFGLSKNEDTYVKTSSTRVPIRWMAVESLFTNVYTTQSDVWSFGITLWEIFSLGATPYSSLETQQLFNLLKEGYRLKMPTLCDQNLYAMMLQCWNENPERRPTFAELAGRLQRMLEDSQVYMNISMDDDSHYAEIDHGN